The window CATGCAGCCGCCATGGCACCAGAGCGGCACCGGCGATGCAGACGAAGGCGATGGCGGCGCGCGTCGGCGACAGCTCACCGAACACCACGAGGGCAACCAGCGCCAGCCCTGCCACCAGCAGGACGATCGCGGAATGCCGCAACCGGTCGGGCCACGGCGAAAACATGGTCGGCGGGGAAGCTTCAACAGCCATCTGGCGGGTTCTCTTCCTGCTCCGGATTTGAATCAGGCGCCGGAGCTGCCATGTTCTTTCAGGGGGCGACCGACGCCCGCCTGGGAATCGGACTCAAGCGACGCCGCGATCGCCTGCAGCCGTTTCGATCGCGCGCCGATGATAAGTTCCCGACACGTCAGCAGGATGACCGAGATGAAGAACGGCGCAAGATAGTATAGCACACGGAACAGCAGCATGCCGGCCAGCAGCTCTTCCTTATCCATCTGCCACAGCCCGATCAGCATCGCGGCGTCAAACACGCCGAGCCCACCCGGCGAGTGGCTGGCAAAGCCAAGCAGCGTCGCCGAGACGAAGATGACCGCCACCACGACAAAGCCGAGATTGGGCTCGTCCGGCACCAGCATGTACATCGCCAGCGCGCAGAAGCCGAGATCGACGATGCCGATGACGATCTGCAGCAGAGTCAGCGGGCCGCCGGGCAGCACCACCGACCACGGTCCGCGGCCGACGCAGCGCGGCTTCGTCCAGACCCACCCGACATAGCTGGCCAGACCGATCAGGATTCCGAAGGCAACAAGACGGTTGAGCCACGGCGGCAGCAGGTCGATCGCGCTGGCCGCTTCCGGATGATAGGCGATGCCCATGCCGAGCACTGCGGCGTTGCCGAGCCAGAAAGTGAGCCCGGCGAGGAAGCAGATCTTGGCGACATCGATCGCGTTGAGGCCCCACGCCGAGTAGATGCGATATCGCACCGCACCGCCGGTAAAGACGCTGGCGCCGACATTGTGGCCAATCGCATAGCTGGAGAAGGCGGCAAGCGCGTTGATCCGGTAGGGGATGTGACCGTGGCCGATCGCCCGCACAGCGAACCAGTCATAGAACGTCAGGGTGAAATAGCCGGCGGCCACCGAAAGCGCGGCCAGCCCGATCAGGCGCGGCTCGGTCGCCTTCATCGCCTCGTAAACGGCGTGGACGTTGATGTTCCGCAGCTTGTGGTAAAGCATGTAGCAAGCGAACGCGATCACCGCGACGCTGACCAGGACACCGAGTTTGTGCAGGATTTGCTTGTCGCGCAGAAACGAGATCGCCCTGCGTATGGCTTCCGGCATTTAGACCTCGAATACGATCAACGACCAAGGGCAGTCAGGCAAACCTCGGCGTGACCGCCGTCTCGTGTCTTCAGGACAACCTGTCCTAGCGTGTTTTGCGGGAAAGTGGAATTCGTCGAACATGAACAAAAAACGCGCAGCATCAACATATTAGGTCAGGTTTAACAAACCAGAGGGGTGGTTTCCGCGGCACCTGCGGCAAAATGACGGACTTGCGAGCACCTCGCACGCCACAATGAAGCTTTCGTGACCGCACCCCGCCGATTTGGCGGCGAGACGCTGGCAAAGCCGCAATCGCAATGCCGTGGATACCCGTCAAGCTGCCGGCACGTGGCGCGACACCACCCAGTCGCGCAGCCATGATCCGATCGCGCAGCCGACCAGATAGAAGCCGAACAGCGCCAGGCCGAGATCGAGCCAGTAGCCGAACCGGCCGGGAACGAGCTTCGCGATCGCAATCCCGACCACCACGACGGCCAGCACCGACAGCCGCTGTATCCACACCTTCGGCACCGGCGCACCACGATAGACCACCGCGATCCATCCCATGCAGAAACCGAGCACGAACGCGCCGAGCAGCCAGCCCCAGTGAAACATTGCCAGATAGGCCATCGTTATTGTCTCACCATGAATTCGATGCGGCGGTTCTGCAGCTTGCCCTCATCGGTGTCGTTGGCCGCGATCGGCTGGGTGCTGCCGTAACCAACGGTGCTGAAGCGGTCCGCCGGCAGGCCGGCCTTGACCAGATAGTCCTCGACCGCCTGGGCGCGCTTCTCCGACAGGGTCTGGTTGAAAGCGGCGTCGCCGTCGCCATCGGTATGTCCGGCGATCTCGATATTGGTCGTGGGGCAGCGCATCGCGGTCTCGATCAGGCGGTCGAGCAGGCCCGCCGAATCCGCATTGATGGAGGCGCTGGCGGTTTCGAACCTGATGCGGTTCTTGCTGAGATTCTGCGTAAACAGCTGCTGGCAGACCGTGGAATCCACCGGTGCCGCGGCGGGCTTGACCGAGACTTCGGGCTTGGCCGTCCAGCCCGTCGGCAGATCCTTGGCCAGACCGGCGCGGATCTGGCCGGCGGCGGCCTCATACAGCGCATCGCCGGACAACCGGACCTCGCGGTCGGAGACCACCAGCGTGCCGGTCGACAGCCGCGACAGCGCCCCCAGCGCCGATGTCACCGCCGCAGCGAAGCCGGACGGCGCGCCGATGCTGGCCTTGAGATTGTCGATGATCTTCTCATTGGTAAATTTGCGGCCGGCGGTTGCCACCAGCGCGGCGTGGACGTTGTTGTCGGGCACGTAGCCGCTCAGCGTCAACGTCACCGCAACAGGATCCTTGTTGGCCTGGAAAATATAGGGCGGCGCCTTGACCTCATTGGCCGCGACCGCAAATCCCTCCGGCAGGTTCTTCAGCGCGGCGGCGATGGCTTCACGGCCGCCGAGATCGCGCGCCATGCCGGTCAGGCTGACGCCGGCGTCCGACATCACGATCTTGCCGTCCCTCAGCTTGGCGACCTGGTCGAGCAACAGCAGGGCCGCGGCATCGAAGCGCGGCGGCGCACCGCGCGCCAGCCCCATCCGATCGACCACTTCGGTGCCGCTGAGTGCGGCGCGGGCCGCCTCCGCGATGCGTGCCTTGCTGGCCGGCAGCGGCGCCGTGCCCCACAGCGTCACCCGGACGTTGTCGCGTTCAGCTACCCAGACGAACGGCTTGGCTTCGGCGACGAGGCGGGTTTCGTCGTTGACCAGCCGCACGCCGGGTGCCGCTTCCACCGAGGCCACCGCACTGCGGCGACCGTCTTCGGAAAAGGCTTCGGCGGCGAAGCCGACATCGCGGCCGGCTACGGCGATCCGGGTTTTGTCGAGAATGGTGCTCTTCAGCGCCGCATTGCTGCGCGCCGCAATGTCCGCTTCCAGCGGAACTGTGCTAAACCAAGCGGCCGCCGCCCAAAGGATGGCGAGGGGGATGAGGCCTGGCCACCATTTGTTGCTCCACCTGAAAAGTCCGTGCATTCGAAGTCCTGCGGGGTCTGGAAACAGAGAGAAAACAAACCCTTGCGGGACTGTCAAACTGAAATCACGGCAAATCGCTGGTACGTCCGTGGGTATTGGAATAACGGTTTGTTCAACCGTTTCCGACTATTTCTGTGGGTAGCATCAATTGTTCGGCCATACGATGAAGCAGATTCGCAACACGATCATCCGCGCCGGGCTGGACGCTCTGTATTTCAGCGGGGCGCACCGCGTGTTGCGACCGATCTTCGGCGGCGTCGGCACCATCTTCATGCTGCACCACGTCCGGCCGGCCCATGCCGGCCTGTTCCAGCCCAACCGTCACCTCGAAATCACGCCTGACTTCCTGCGCGCGACGCTGGCCTATATCCGTGCCTCCGGCATCGACATCGTGACACCGGACGAGGTGCAGCGGCGGCTGACGGAACAGGATTTCTCGCGGCGCTTCGCCTGCTTCACCTGCGATGACGGCTACCGCGACAACCGCGATTTCGCGCTGCCGGCCATGCAGGACTTTGACGCGCCGTTCAGCGTCTATGTAACCAGCGATTTTGCCGACGGCATCGGCCGGCTGTGGTGGATCGCGCTGGAACGCGTGGTGGCGAAGGCAAACGCGATCGAGGCCCCGATCGACGGCCGGAGCGTCCGCCTCGACACCACGACCCAGGTCGGCAAGGAAATGGCGTTCGACCGGCTGCATGACTGGCTGCGTGGGCTGCCCGATCAGGACATCCGCCGCGAAGTGACGGCGCTGTGCGCCGCTCACGGCATCGACGAA is drawn from Nitrobacteraceae bacterium AZCC 2146 and contains these coding sequences:
- a CDS encoding uncharacterized membrane protein YbhN (UPF0104 family) (product_source=COG0392; cog=COG0392; ko=KO:K07027; superfamily=47954; transmembrane_helix_parts=Inside_1_20,TMhelix_21_39,Outside_40_60,TMhelix_61_83,Inside_84_95,TMhelix_96_118,Outside_119_137,TMhelix_138_160,Inside_161_172,TMhelix_173_195,Outside_196_214,TMhelix_215_237,Inside_238_243,TMhelix_244_266,Outside_267_288,TMhelix_289_311,Inside_312_352), which gives rise to MPEAIRRAISFLRDKQILHKLGVLVSVAVIAFACYMLYHKLRNINVHAVYEAMKATEPRLIGLAALSVAAGYFTLTFYDWFAVRAIGHGHIPYRINALAAFSSYAIGHNVGASVFTGGAVRYRIYSAWGLNAIDVAKICFLAGLTFWLGNAAVLGMGIAYHPEAASAIDLLPPWLNRLVAFGILIGLASYVGWVWTKPRCVGRGPWSVVLPGGPLTLLQIVIGIVDLGFCALAMYMLVPDEPNLGFVVVAVIFVSATLLGFASHSPGGLGVFDAAMLIGLWQMDKEELLAGMLLFRVLYYLAPFFISVILLTCRELIIGARSKRLQAIAASLESDSQAGVGRPLKEHGSSGA
- a CDS encoding OOP family OmpA-OmpF porin (product_source=KO:K03286; cath_funfam=3.30.1330.60; cog=COG2885; ko=KO:K03286; pfam=PF00691,PF04972; smart=SM00749; superfamily=103088,54427), with translation MHGLFRWSNKWWPGLIPLAILWAAAAWFSTVPLEADIAARSNAALKSTILDKTRIAVAGRDVGFAAEAFSEDGRRSAVASVEAAPGVRLVNDETRLVAEAKPFVWVAERDNVRVTLWGTAPLPASKARIAEAARAALSGTEVVDRMGLARGAPPRFDAAALLLLDQVAKLRDGKIVMSDAGVSLTGMARDLGGREAIAAALKNLPEGFAVAANEVKAPPYIFQANKDPVAVTLTLSGYVPDNNVHAALVATAGRKFTNEKIIDNLKASIGAPSGFAAAVTSALGALSRLSTGTLVVSDREVRLSGDALYEAAAGQIRAGLAKDLPTGWTAKPEVSVKPAAAPVDSTVCQQLFTQNLSKNRIRFETASASINADSAGLLDRLIETAMRCPTTNIEIAGHTDGDGDAAFNQTLSEKRAQAVEDYLVKAGLPADRFSTVGYGSTQPIAANDTDEGKLQNRRIEFMVRQ
- a CDS encoding hypothetical protein (product_source=Hypo-rule applied; superfamily=103441; transmembrane_helix_parts=Inside_1_4,TMhelix_5_27,Outside_28_36,TMhelix_37_59,Inside_60_63,TMhelix_64_86,Outside_87_98), translating into MAYLAMFHWGWLLGAFVLGFCMGWIAVVYRGAPVPKVWIQRLSVLAVVVVGIAIAKLVPGRFGYWLDLGLALFGFYLVGCAIGSWLRDWVVSRHVPAA
- a CDS encoding peptidoglycan/xylan/chitin deacetylase (PgdA/CDA1 family) (product_source=COG0726; cath_funfam=3.20.20.370; cog=COG0726; pfam=PF01522; superfamily=88713), translating into MKQIRNTIIRAGLDALYFSGAHRVLRPIFGGVGTIFMLHHVRPAHAGLFQPNRHLEITPDFLRATLAYIRASGIDIVTPDEVQRRLTEQDFSRRFACFTCDDGYRDNRDFALPAMQDFDAPFSVYVTSDFADGIGRLWWIALERVVAKANAIEAPIDGRSVRLDTTTQVGKEMAFDRLHDWLRGLPDQDIRREVTALCAAHGIDEDAISRELCMSWNELKPFAAEPLVTIGAHSVSHGNLAKQSDAMATHELATSRARIESELQRPIVHFAYPYGDRDAAGTREFALARKAGFKTAVTTRPGVIFSDNSEQLTALPRVSLNGNYQDTRYLPVLTSGAATAMWNGFRRGAA